Proteins co-encoded in one Kribbella qitaiheensis genomic window:
- a CDS encoding o-succinylbenzoate synthase — protein MITYAIGLKNRFRGITVREGMLFEGPAGWAEWSPFLDYDDATCVAWLRAAREAAVDGWPTPVRSVVPVNCTVPAVGPEKAAEIVRASGCGTAKVKVAEPGQTLADDLERVEAVRDAIGSGQVRIDANGAWSVDQALRSLKELARFDLEYVEQPCASVEDLAAVRRRTDVLVAADESIRQAADPMLVKKLEAADIAVLKVQPIGGVRACLDIAEQIGLPVVVSSALETSVGIAAGVALAAALPELPYACGLATVSMFTSEVVAEPLLPVDGLLRVGRPQPDMELLAAATADPGIAAAWEARYARVENLLKGSVG, from the coding sequence GTGATCACCTATGCGATCGGGCTGAAGAACCGGTTCCGTGGCATCACGGTTCGCGAAGGAATGTTGTTCGAAGGGCCGGCCGGCTGGGCGGAGTGGAGTCCGTTCCTGGACTACGACGACGCCACTTGCGTCGCCTGGCTTCGGGCTGCTCGTGAGGCGGCTGTGGACGGGTGGCCGACGCCGGTGCGTTCCGTAGTACCGGTGAACTGCACTGTGCCTGCTGTCGGTCCAGAGAAGGCTGCGGAGATCGTCAGGGCTTCTGGTTGTGGCACTGCCAAGGTGAAGGTGGCTGAGCCCGGGCAGACGTTGGCGGACGACTTGGAGCGGGTCGAGGCCGTCCGGGACGCGATCGGCTCAGGGCAGGTGCGGATTGACGCCAACGGCGCTTGGTCCGTCGACCAGGCGCTGCGCAGCTTGAAGGAGCTCGCGCGCTTCGACTTGGAGTACGTCGAGCAGCCGTGCGCCTCGGTGGAAGACCTGGCCGCCGTACGCCGTCGGACCGACGTACTGGTGGCTGCGGACGAGTCCATCCGGCAGGCGGCGGATCCGATGCTGGTGAAGAAGCTCGAGGCCGCCGACATCGCAGTACTGAAGGTGCAGCCCATCGGGGGTGTGCGGGCGTGCCTGGACATCGCTGAGCAGATCGGACTGCCTGTGGTGGTCTCGTCGGCGCTGGAGACTTCAGTGGGGATCGCGGCCGGGGTTGCTCTTGCTGCAGCCCTGCCGGAGCTTCCCTATGCGTGTGGGCTGGCCACTGTCTCGATGTTCACCTCTGAGGTCGTGGCCGAGCCGCTGTTGCCAGTAGACGGCCTCCTGCGTGTCGGACGGCCCCAGCCCGATATGGAGTTGCTGGCTGCGGCTACTGCCGATCCAGGAATCGCTGCAGCTTGGGAAGCCCGGTATGCCCGGGTCGAGAACCTCCTGAAGGGGAGTGTGGGATGA
- the menE gene encoding o-succinylbenzoate--CoA ligase has protein sequence MGRVLRLVPGTPDAVLPALTAVLDGTGTPFAPVPADAASAERVKQAVAPDEPLESDDCAVILTTSGSSGEPKGVMLSRAALVASATATHERLGGPGQWLLPMKPYFVGGLQVLTRSVLAGHAPVIAWEHPSLTAAAAAMTGARRYTAMVPTQLARYLDTELDALRSFDAIVIGGAAMPAELKELVRESGVAAIPAYGMTETGSGCVYAGEPLAGTSLRLEDERILISGPTLFSGYRLRPAVTAEVLRDGWFRTQDRGRFVDGRLQVVGRLDDVVISGGVNVTLTAVQARLLEHPTVKDAVVLGVPDAEWGSRVVAFVVGEVVGLDELRDFVAEVLPRTWAPRDAIELPELPMLASGKVDRQSLLEGVR, from the coding sequence GTGGGGAGGGTGTTGCGGCTGGTCCCTGGCACTCCCGATGCCGTGTTGCCCGCGCTGACGGCCGTACTGGACGGAACCGGTACGCCGTTCGCCCCGGTACCGGCTGACGCGGCGTCGGCCGAGCGGGTCAAACAGGCGGTGGCACCGGACGAGCCGCTGGAGTCGGACGACTGCGCTGTCATCCTGACCACCTCCGGGTCGTCGGGCGAGCCGAAGGGCGTGATGCTGTCCCGGGCAGCCCTGGTCGCGTCTGCCACGGCTACGCATGAGCGACTCGGTGGGCCGGGGCAGTGGCTGCTACCGATGAAGCCGTACTTCGTGGGCGGGCTGCAGGTCCTCACCAGGTCGGTGCTCGCTGGGCACGCGCCGGTGATCGCCTGGGAGCACCCGAGCCTTACCGCGGCCGCTGCGGCGATGACCGGGGCGCGGCGGTACACCGCGATGGTGCCGACTCAGCTTGCTCGCTACCTCGATACCGAACTGGACGCGCTGCGGTCGTTCGACGCGATCGTGATCGGCGGCGCCGCGATGCCGGCCGAGCTGAAGGAACTGGTCCGGGAGTCCGGGGTGGCCGCGATCCCGGCGTACGGGATGACGGAGACCGGCAGCGGCTGCGTGTACGCCGGGGAGCCGCTGGCTGGGACCTCGTTGCGGCTCGAGGACGAGCGCATCCTGATCAGCGGGCCGACTCTGTTCTCCGGGTATCGGCTCCGGCCGGCGGTCACCGCGGAGGTGCTGCGGGACGGGTGGTTCCGGACGCAGGATCGCGGCCGGTTCGTGGACGGGCGGCTGCAAGTCGTCGGCCGCCTCGACGACGTGGTGATCTCGGGTGGCGTGAACGTCACGCTGACCGCGGTCCAGGCCCGGCTGCTCGAACATCCCACGGTGAAGGACGCCGTCGTGCTGGGCGTGCCCGATGCCGAGTGGGGGAGCCGGGTCGTCGCGTTCGTGGTCGGCGAGGTCGTCGGCCTTGACGAGTTGCGGGACTTCGTGGCCGAGGTGTTGCCCCGGACCTGGGCGCCGCGCGACGCGATCGAGCTGCCAGAGCTGCCGATGCTTGCCTCGGGCAAGGTTGATCGGCAGTCCCTGCTGGAGGGCGTGCGGTGA
- a CDS encoding 1,4-dihydroxy-2-naphthoate polyprenyltransferase — protein MATPAQWIEGARPRTLPAAIAPVLVGTGAAGYLDAFVWWKALLALGVGLALQIGVNYANDYSDGIRGTDENRVGPLRLVGSKVATPRQVKTAAFTCFGVGAVLGIVLCATSSWWLLVVGAASLVGAWFYTGGKKPYGYRALGEVSVFLFFGLVAVLGTTYVQAEKLSWTAVAGAVAIGAIACALLVANNLRDIPTDTVTGKRTLAVVLGAGRSRRLYASLVILAFLLAIVSALATPWTLLALIALPLGFRAVKVVVSDAVGPALIPVLKDTGLTELVYAIGLAIGLALGG, from the coding sequence ATGGCCACCCCTGCCCAGTGGATCGAAGGCGCTCGCCCGCGCACACTCCCAGCTGCCATTGCTCCCGTGCTCGTCGGTACGGGCGCGGCCGGCTACCTCGACGCCTTCGTCTGGTGGAAGGCGCTGCTGGCGCTCGGCGTCGGCTTGGCGCTGCAGATCGGCGTCAACTATGCCAACGACTACTCGGACGGCATCCGCGGTACGGACGAGAACCGGGTCGGCCCGCTCCGCCTGGTCGGCTCCAAGGTCGCCACCCCCAGGCAGGTGAAGACAGCGGCGTTCACCTGCTTCGGTGTAGGCGCTGTACTCGGCATTGTGCTCTGCGCGACCTCCAGTTGGTGGCTGCTGGTCGTCGGGGCCGCCTCGCTGGTCGGCGCGTGGTTCTACACGGGAGGCAAGAAGCCCTACGGGTACCGCGCGCTCGGTGAAGTCAGCGTGTTCCTCTTCTTCGGCCTGGTCGCAGTACTCGGTACTACCTACGTGCAGGCCGAGAAGCTGAGCTGGACTGCCGTCGCCGGTGCAGTAGCAATCGGAGCGATTGCCTGCGCTCTGCTGGTCGCCAACAACCTTCGCGACATCCCTACGGACACCGTGACCGGCAAGCGGACGCTGGCCGTAGTACTGGGTGCTGGGCGGTCCCGGAGGCTCTATGCCAGCCTCGTCATCCTGGCGTTCCTACTGGCCATAGTGTCCGCGCTGGCGACTCCGTGGACGTTGCTGGCCCTGATCGCGCTGCCGCTGGGCTTCCGCGCGGTCAAGGTAGTCGTCAGCGACGCGGTCGGCCCTGCGCTGATCCCTGTCCTCAAGGACACCGGCCTGACCGAGCTTGTCTACGCCATCGGCCTCGCTATCGGCTTGGCCCTCGGCGGCTAG
- a CDS encoding PLP-dependent cysteine synthase family protein, with protein sequence MSEVYGVGKPLPCREVDRRNDKDRAWVSEAIRIVDADANRSADTHLHVFPMPESTGVDLYLKDESVHPTGSLKHRLARSLFLYALCNGWIREGTTVIEASSGSTAVSEAYFARMLGLPFIAVMPRSTSQEKVDLIQFYGGSCHMVERSGQIYGEAKRLAEETGGHYMDQFTYAERATDWRGNNNIAESIFGQLSLEHHPIPTWIVVGAGTGGTSATIGRYVRYQRHDTSVAVVDPENSAFFPAFESGDGDFATGRPSRIEGIGRPRVEPSFVLGVVDRMIAVPDAASIAAMRFCSKVMGRLVGGSTGTNLWGSLRLAAEMRRTGTRGSVVTLLCDAGERYSETYYDDEWLKRNGIDLAPYAETLEGFAATGRWREPVR encoded by the coding sequence ATGAGTGAAGTCTACGGGGTTGGTAAGCCGCTGCCGTGCCGGGAGGTCGACCGGCGGAACGACAAGGATCGGGCCTGGGTGTCGGAGGCGATCCGGATCGTGGATGCGGACGCCAACCGCAGCGCGGACACGCATCTGCACGTGTTCCCCATGCCGGAGAGCACCGGCGTCGACCTGTACCTCAAGGACGAGTCCGTGCACCCGACCGGCTCGCTCAAGCACCGGCTGGCCCGATCGCTGTTCCTCTACGCGCTGTGCAACGGCTGGATCCGCGAGGGTACGACGGTGATCGAGGCCTCCAGCGGGTCGACCGCGGTCAGCGAGGCGTACTTCGCCCGGATGCTCGGGCTGCCGTTCATCGCGGTGATGCCGCGCTCGACCAGCCAGGAGAAGGTCGACCTGATCCAGTTCTACGGCGGCAGTTGCCACATGGTCGAGCGGTCCGGGCAGATCTACGGCGAGGCCAAGCGGCTCGCCGAGGAGACCGGCGGCCACTACATGGACCAGTTCACGTACGCCGAACGGGCCACCGACTGGCGTGGCAACAACAACATCGCCGAGTCGATCTTCGGCCAGCTCTCACTCGAGCACCACCCGATCCCCACCTGGATCGTGGTCGGCGCGGGCACCGGCGGCACCTCGGCGACCATCGGGCGGTACGTGCGCTACCAGCGGCACGACACCTCGGTGGCCGTGGTGGATCCGGAGAACTCGGCCTTCTTCCCGGCCTTCGAGTCCGGCGACGGCGACTTCGCGACCGGGCGGCCGTCCCGGATCGAGGGGATCGGCCGGCCGCGGGTGGAGCCCTCGTTCGTGCTCGGAGTCGTCGACCGGATGATCGCCGTACCGGATGCGGCCTCGATCGCGGCGATGCGGTTCTGCTCGAAGGTGATGGGCCGTCTGGTCGGCGGGTCGACCGGGACCAACCTGTGGGGATCGCTGCGGCTGGCGGCCGAGATGCGGCGTACCGGGACTCGCGGCAGCGTCGTCACCCTGCTCTGCGACGCCGGCGAGCGCTACAGCGAGACGTACTACGACGACGAGTGGCTGAAGCGGAACGGCATCGACCTCGCGCCGTACGCCGAGACGCTGGAAGGCTTCGCCGCCACCGGCCGCTGGCGCGAGCCAGTCCGCTAA